The following proteins come from a genomic window of Lachnoclostridium phytofermentans ISDg:
- a CDS encoding family 2A encapsulin nanocompartment shell protein codes for MEYINTKNDALSADTAYNLADVAKTAPQYDAISPRWLTRLLEWKSLDTGIFRLNKVRQGETLLDVLCSQDEDDNKIPESFIDYEPNPREYILNSISTIIKIDTRVSDLYSKPYDQIKEQLRLGIESMKERQESSLINHKKYGLINNIAPSQRIQTLKGYPTPDDMDELIAKVWKEPSFFLAHPTAIAAFSRECTRRGVPPVTVNLYNSHFITWRGIPIFPTDKLLVDGLRKPEMKSGKTNILLIRTGEQKQGVIGLHQGGLPGEESRGLSVRFMGIDNLGIGTYLLKIYCSAAVLTDDAIAVLEDVEIGNYYEY; via the coding sequence ATGGAATATATAAACACAAAAAATGATGCGCTATCTGCTGATACTGCTTATAATCTTGCCGATGTAGCGAAAACTGCCCCTCAGTATGACGCAATAAGTCCAAGATGGTTGACAAGGCTGTTGGAATGGAAATCATTGGATACTGGTATATTCAGGTTAAATAAGGTAAGACAAGGTGAAACGCTTTTGGATGTACTTTGTTCCCAGGATGAAGATGATAATAAAATTCCCGAGAGTTTTATAGATTATGAACCAAATCCCAGAGAATATATATTAAACTCAATTTCAACCATTATCAAAATTGATACAAGAGTTTCGGACCTTTATAGTAAACCCTATGATCAAATCAAGGAACAGTTGCGTTTAGGTATTGAAAGCATGAAAGAAAGACAAGAGAGTTCGCTGATTAACCATAAGAAATATGGCTTAATTAATAATATTGCCCCTTCCCAACGCATTCAAACGTTAAAGGGCTATCCAACACCTGACGATATGGATGAGCTGATTGCAAAAGTGTGGAAAGAGCCTTCTTTTTTTCTGGCCCATCCAACAGCTATTGCCGCTTTTAGCCGCGAATGCACACGCAGAGGTGTTCCTCCTGTTACTGTTAATCTGTACAACTCACATTTTATAACATGGAGAGGGATACCAATTTTCCCAACTGATAAACTTCTGGTTGACGGGCTTAGAAAACCTGAAATGAAATCAGGTAAAACCAATATACTGCTTATCCGTACCGGCGAGCAAAAACAGGGTGTCATAGGACTTCATCAAGGAGGGCTCCCGGGAGAGGAATCCAGGGGACTATCGGTTAGATTCATGGGAATTGATAATTTAGGCATCGGGACCTATCTACTTAAGATTTATTGTTCGGCTGCTGTTTTAACAGATGACGCCATTGCCGTACTGGAAGATGTGGAGATAGGTAATTATTATGAGTATTGA
- a CDS encoding lactonase family protein gives MIDCRHGYMVYSMSNAADCNEVVAIRHDSGDNLTFVKAYKTGGKGTGAQAVDPLGSQGSIILSDDGHFLFVVNAGSNSITSFKITNSGTLILADVKQSGGFFPKSLTTQSNLLYVTNAGNGSSIASNITGFQVDENGKLFEIIGSTKSLSSKNANPTCIVINYNGKKIAVSEQSTNLISVFTVQPDGSLTGPIVSNSSGAGPFGSVFFTNEILLVTEAGTNALSSYKVNHNGTLSVISSSILNFQSATCWVALSEDGRFAYTSNAGSHTITTYEVEYDGHVSVSNIVYNTKDGSGAPIDSGVCTNYLYVLNGNEGSISVFITGREGKLIRKQVFSNTQLPNLGSQGLAILCLPNRY, from the coding sequence ATGATAGATTGTAGGCATGGATACATGGTTTATTCTATGTCGAATGCTGCTGATTGTAATGAAGTTGTAGCTATTCGTCATGATTCCGGTGATAATCTTACATTTGTTAAGGCTTACAAAACAGGCGGTAAAGGCACTGGTGCCCAAGCTGTTGATCCCCTTGGATCACAGGGATCAATCATACTATCAGATGACGGACATTTCCTCTTCGTCGTGAACGCAGGTAGCAATAGTATCACTAGCTTCAAAATCACCAACTCGGGAACCCTGATTCTTGCAGACGTGAAACAATCCGGCGGTTTCTTCCCAAAAAGCCTAACAACTCAAAGTAATCTTCTCTATGTGACAAATGCAGGCAATGGGAGCAGCATTGCGTCCAATATAACTGGTTTTCAGGTGGACGAAAACGGCAAGCTTTTCGAAATCATTGGCTCTACTAAATCATTGAGTTCAAAAAATGCCAATCCAACATGCATTGTCATCAATTATAACGGTAAAAAAATAGCAGTCTCCGAGCAGAGCACTAACCTAATCAGTGTATTTACCGTTCAACCAGACGGATCCCTCACCGGCCCTATCGTCAGTAATTCTAGCGGTGCTGGACCTTTTGGCTCTGTTTTCTTTACAAATGAAATTTTACTGGTTACGGAGGCTGGAACAAATGCATTATCTTCTTATAAAGTTAATCATAATGGAACACTTTCTGTAATCAGTTCATCCATTTTGAATTTTCAATCAGCTACCTGTTGGGTTGCACTATCTGAAGACGGACGTTTTGCCTATACTTCCAATGCTGGCAGCCACACAATAACAACGTATGAAGTTGAATATGATGGACATGTGAGCGTTTCAAATATTGTTTATAACACGAAAGATGGGTCTGGTGCACCAATTGATAGTGGTGTTTGTACCAATTATCTGTATGTACTAAACGGAAATGAGGGATCCATCAGCGTTTTCATCACTGGCCGAGAAGGCAAACTAATCCGAAAGCAAGTTTTCAGCAACACACAACTTCCGAATTTGGGTTCACAAGGTTTGGCGATCCTATGCTTACCAAATAGATATTAA
- a CDS encoding polysaccharide deacetylase family protein produces the protein MKRKVNLLLALILCFTFAFPATNALSATTRYECENMTLGGQYAGKISSPFTGVALYANNDYCQTGNITWNNTQKTISIRGSSSNSNTATVVVKMNGNEMGKVNFTGTTPTVQSFTCTPQSGSYPVQLIVTNDNGTWDVYVDYLEISDTSSGGGGTSGNVYLTFDDGPLNGNSPTLINNLKSAGCSQATLFVWGNRISSNQTGWNAYLNSGFSLQNHSWTHSHMTSWSYQQVYNDLQQCNQAIQNAGKPKPTKIRLPYLESNSTIQQACSALGLSIVSPNVDTQDWNGASTQSIVNACNNLQAGGNPLMHDGYQTTNSAIATIVSNLRNRGLGFAQY, from the coding sequence ATGAAACGAAAAGTGAATTTATTACTAGCTCTTATATTGTGTTTTACGTTTGCATTTCCTGCAACTAATGCACTGAGCGCAACTACCAGATATGAATGTGAGAATATGACCCTTGGCGGTCAGTACGCCGGAAAAATTAGTTCGCCGTTCACTGGAGTCGCTTTATACGCTAATAATGATTACTGCCAAACCGGTAATATTACCTGGAACAATACCCAGAAGACTATTAGTATCAGGGGGAGTTCAAGTAATTCGAATACCGCTACAGTGGTTGTGAAGATGAACGGAAATGAAATGGGTAAGGTGAATTTCACCGGTACTACTCCTACGGTACAGTCCTTTACCTGCACCCCGCAATCCGGTTCCTACCCGGTCCAGCTTATTGTGACCAACGATAATGGGACTTGGGATGTCTACGTGGATTACTTGGAGATCAGCGATACCAGTAGTGGTGGAGGCGGCACCAGCGGTAATGTTTATCTTACCTTTGATGACGGACCACTTAATGGAAACTCACCAACCCTGATTAATAACCTAAAAAGTGCAGGATGCAGCCAGGCCACTTTATTCGTCTGGGGTAACAGGATCAGCAGCAACCAGACTGGCTGGAATGCCTACTTAAATTCCGGATTTAGCCTCCAGAATCATAGCTGGACGCACTCGCATATGACCAGCTGGAGCTATCAACAGGTCTATAACGACCTCCAACAATGTAACCAAGCTATCCAAAACGCCGGGAAACCAAAGCCTACGAAGATAAGGCTTCCTTATCTCGAGAGCAACTCAACGATACAGCAAGCTTGTTCAGCACTGGGCCTGTCGATCGTCAGTCCTAATGTTGACACTCAGGACTGGAACGGCGCCAGCACACAGTCAATCGTTAATGCTTGCAACAACTTGCAGGCCGGTGGTAACCCGTTGATGCATGATGGATATCAGACGACTAACTCGGCTATAGCCACCATCGTTTCGAATCTAAGGAACCGTGGTCTCGGTTTTGCACAATACTAA
- a CDS encoding WD40/YVTN/BNR-like repeat-containing protein: MKKIYLSLLLVPLLLLAAFLLVPKKTSSAPWIQTNGPYGGYIHCFAIEGKNIYAGTEGGGIFLSSDGGTSWNEINSGLTNKNVYSLAVGGTNIFAGTGSGVYISSNNGESWKLIDSELTNTIVLSLVINGTDILAGTSSGVFLSADNGTSWRSINSGLTSANVNSIVISGANIFAGTQDGGIFLSTDNGSNWSPVNSGLTNPHINSLAISGTTIFTGSYGGGVYLSDNNGKSWKAVNEGLTNKYVNSIAVSGTDIFSGTEDGVFLSSDNGNSWSGVSSDMTNNYIFTLAVSNTNIFAGTNGGGVYLSTDSGTHWDAINSGMANTHVGAFAMNGTSIFAGTNGAGVFHSENNGESWKEINSGLTNPYVFSIAVSGSNIFAGTNGRGVFLSSDNGYSWREVNSGLTNQYIYSLVVSGSNIFAGTLGGGVFLSTNNGISWYPVNSGLNNNYVGSLVVSGSNIFAGTFGGGVFLSTDNGASWSAVNSGLSNTQIFSLAMDGTNIYAATPGDGVFISTDNGTSWRPVNSGLTSTQIDSLVVRGTTIFAGTYGGGVFHSTNNGTSWSEADSGLLNIDVYSFCISDTNVFAGTNGWGVWKRPSN, from the coding sequence ATGAAAAAGATTTATCTATCTCTATTGCTTGTGCCATTGTTATTGCTTGCAGCATTCTTATTAGTTCCTAAAAAAACGTCCTCTGCACCATGGATACAAACCAATGGACCATACGGTGGTTATATTCATTGTTTCGCAATTGAGGGTAAGAATATATATGCCGGAACGGAAGGCGGTGGCATTTTTCTTTCCAGCGATGGTGGTACAAGCTGGAATGAGATCAATTCAGGATTGACAAATAAGAATGTCTATTCCCTAGCTGTAGGTGGTACTAATATCTTTGCCGGAACCGGCAGCGGTGTTTATATCTCCTCCAACAACGGAGAAAGCTGGAAGTTGATCGATTCAGAATTAACCAATACGATTGTCCTATCTCTTGTCATAAATGGCACAGATATCCTCGCCGGAACCAGCAGCGGTGTTTTTCTTTCTGCCGACAATGGCACAAGTTGGAGAAGTATTAATTCGGGTTTGACATCCGCTAATGTCAATTCTATAGTCATAAGCGGAGCAAATATCTTTGCCGGAACTCAGGATGGCGGTATTTTTCTTTCTACCGACAATGGTAGTAACTGGAGTCCGGTTAATTCAGGTTTAACAAACCCTCATATAAATTCGCTCGCTATAAGCGGCACTACAATCTTTACCGGATCATATGGTGGCGGTGTTTATCTTTCTGACAATAACGGAAAGAGCTGGAAGGCTGTTAATGAGGGCTTAACAAACAAGTACGTCAATTCTATTGCCGTAAGTGGAACGGATATCTTTTCCGGAACTGAAGACGGTGTATTTCTTTCTTCTGACAACGGAAATAGCTGGAGTGGTGTTAGTTCCGATATGACAAATAATTATATTTTTACTCTTGCCGTAAGTAATACTAATATCTTCGCTGGAACTAATGGCGGGGGTGTTTATCTTTCTACAGACAGCGGCACTCATTGGGATGCTATTAATTCCGGTATGGCAAATACTCATGTTGGAGCTTTTGCAATGAATGGTACCTCTATTTTTGCCGGAACGAATGGGGCAGGAGTATTTCACTCTGAGAACAACGGTGAAAGCTGGAAGGAGATCAACTCCGGTTTGACGAACCCTTATGTCTTTTCGATAGCTGTAAGCGGCTCTAATATCTTTGCTGGAACCAATGGCAGGGGTGTTTTTCTCTCCAGCGACAATGGTTATAGCTGGAGGGAGGTTAATTCCGGCTTGACAAACCAATACATATATTCTCTTGTCGTCAGTGGCTCTAATATCTTTGCCGGAACCTTGGGTGGAGGTGTTTTTCTCTCTACTAATAATGGTATAAGCTGGTACCCGGTTAATTCGGGTTTGAACAACAATTATGTCGGTTCTCTTGTCGTGAGCGGCTCTAATATTTTTGCCGGAACTTTTGGTGGTGGAGTATTTCTTTCCACCGACAACGGTGCAAGCTGGAGTGCAGTCAATTCAGGGTTATCAAATACTCAGATATTTTCTCTTGCTATGGACGGAACCAATATTTATGCAGCAACTCCTGGCGATGGTGTTTTTATATCCACCGACAACGGTACAAGTTGGCGACCGGTTAATTCAGGTCTGACAAGCACACAAATCGATTCTCTAGTCGTCAGGGGCACAACAATCTTCGCCGGAACCTATGGCGGCGGAGTTTTTCATTCCACCAATAATGGCACTAGCTGGAGTGAGGCTGATTCAGGATTATTAAATATTGATGTTTATTCTTTTTGTATAAGCGATACGAATGTCTTTGCCGGAACGAATGGCTGGGGTGTCTGGAAACGGCCATCAAATTGA
- a CDS encoding cation:proton antiporter — MNLLLKISIVMLVGIIGGKAAKVFKLPNVSGYLVAGLFLGPSFLKFIGSSDMESFSVINELALAIIAFSIGNEFVIKDMLKLGKSIVIITLAEVVGAVVIVFSVMYFLLNQPFAFSIVIASMSAATAPAATLLVIRQYNAHGPLTRTILPVVALDDVFGIIAFGIAMSLAKLATGQQDFSIGQMLSGLVIEIGGSILLGLVLGLLLTIISKKSSGRDELQAVALMAIGIATGISISLGLSPLLTCIMMGTTVVNAFKKSKRVFDSINDFASPVYILFFTLAGASLDLSILVSVGIVGVAYVIARAGGKMLGAWSGAKAVKADPKVTKYLGLGLLPQGGISIGLLVLVRQQLPEFAVAIGTIIMFSVLIYEVTGPIFAKIAIQKAGEIEGLNKKNEKFSNKKNNVSQVAQFND, encoded by the coding sequence TTGAATTTACTATTGAAAATCAGTATTGTGATGCTTGTTGGAATTATAGGCGGGAAGGCAGCCAAAGTTTTTAAACTTCCCAATGTATCCGGATATTTGGTAGCAGGATTATTTTTAGGACCCTCATTTTTAAAATTTATTGGTTCAAGTGATATGGAATCATTTTCTGTAATAAATGAATTAGCCTTAGCGATAATTGCATTTAGTATAGGAAATGAATTTGTTATTAAAGATATGCTAAAATTAGGGAAGTCCATCGTAATTATTACCCTAGCAGAGGTTGTCGGAGCAGTTGTTATTGTTTTTTCGGTTATGTATTTTTTACTAAATCAACCTTTTGCATTTAGCATTGTAATAGCATCTATGTCAGCTGCTACGGCACCGGCTGCAACTTTATTAGTAATAAGGCAGTATAACGCTCATGGACCATTAACAAGAACAATATTACCGGTAGTTGCTTTAGATGACGTTTTTGGAATAATAGCGTTTGGAATTGCCATGTCTTTGGCTAAGTTAGCGACTGGACAACAGGATTTTTCCATAGGGCAAATGCTTAGCGGATTGGTTATTGAGATAGGCGGTTCCATTTTACTGGGCTTGGTTCTGGGATTGTTGCTTACTATTATATCAAAGAAATCCAGTGGTCGTGACGAACTTCAGGCTGTCGCTTTAATGGCGATTGGCATCGCAACAGGAATTTCGATTAGTTTAGGATTATCACCTTTATTAACATGTATCATGATGGGTACTACAGTAGTAAATGCTTTTAAAAAGTCAAAAAGAGTTTTTGATTCGATCAATGACTTTGCATCTCCGGTCTATATCTTATTCTTTACATTAGCGGGTGCCAGCTTGGATCTAAGTATCTTAGTCAGCGTTGGAATTGTGGGGGTCGCTTATGTGATTGCAAGAGCCGGGGGAAAAATGCTGGGTGCATGGAGCGGTGCGAAAGCGGTAAAAGCCGATCCAAAAGTTACGAAATACCTTGGCTTAGGGTTACTCCCTCAAGGTGGTATATCGATTGGTCTTCTTGTTCTGGTTCGCCAGCAATTACCGGAATTCGCCGTGGCTATTGGTACTATTATCATGTTTAGCGTTCTAATTTATGAAGTAACAGGTCCTATATTTGCTAAGATTGCGATACAAAAAGCCGGTGAAATTGAAGGACTAAATAAGAAGAATGAAAAATTTAGCAATAAGAAAAATAATGTTTCTCAAGTTGCGCAGTTTAATGATTAA
- a CDS encoding GNAT family N-acetyltransferase translates to MIKVTSVSEEKIREIGEKIGQAFWAENCGVATLFSEKECISFFRIITQVCYRAGCLYTTSDNMEGFVVYYRKKEKPALRYQMQMLRLFLKEIPMSTWLHFLKNQRGWKGFEARCKKEPDYVCVFMLVVLKEFQGKGFMRQMLHDPFAVAKEKHIPCVLDTDTLLKTQKYQHCGMKIVVRNDIPIRLPCMRWNIGNTMIYKC, encoded by the coding sequence ATGATAAAAGTAACAAGCGTGAGTGAAGAAAAAATAAGAGAAATCGGGGAAAAAATAGGTCAGGCTTTCTGGGCTGAGAACTGCGGGGTGGCAACGCTTTTTTCAGAGAAGGAATGTATCTCATTCTTTCGTATCATTACGCAAGTTTGTTACCGTGCAGGTTGCCTTTATACAACCTCTGATAATATGGAAGGTTTTGTGGTGTATTACAGGAAGAAGGAGAAGCCGGCCCTTCGCTATCAGATGCAGATGCTGCGTTTGTTTCTGAAAGAAATACCAATGTCAACATGGCTTCATTTTCTGAAAAACCAAAGAGGATGGAAGGGCTTTGAAGCGAGGTGTAAAAAGGAGCCGGACTATGTGTGCGTATTCATGCTAGTGGTGTTAAAGGAGTTCCAGGGAAAGGGATTTATGCGGCAGATGCTTCATGACCCCTTTGCAGTAGCTAAGGAAAAGCATATTCCCTGCGTGCTGGACACGGATACCCTGTTAAAAACGCAAAAGTATCAGCACTGCGGCATGAAGATTGTAGTAAGAAACGATATTCCGATACGTTTACCATGTATGCGATGGAATATAGGTAATACTATGATATATAAGTGTTAA
- a CDS encoding DUF7666 domain-containing protein: MSETTKCYRFVKDDMTSENGSFSWEIGEWNQVSGELVCCSNGLHAAQRDSCDSSSKVCCVVCYGLPKILREQLSRR, from the coding sequence ATGAGTGAAACAACAAAATGCTACCGTTTCGTGAAAGATGACATGACTTCTGAAAATGGGAGCTTCTCTTGGGAAATCGGGGAATGGAATCAAGTAAGTGGAGAACTCGTCTGCTGTAGTAATGGCTTACATGCCGCTCAAAGAGATTCCTGTGATAGTTCTTCAAAGGTTTGCTGTGTGGTGTGCTACGGATTGCCTAAAATATTACGAGAACAACTATCCAGACGATAA
- a CDS encoding beta strand repeat-containing protein codes for MSFFENYNKRYKRDFVCDRNNDCECDCEHDRDNDCEHDFDCKHDRNYDYKHDYDCDGCDNDCEYDCEYDRECDRYNNCEHNRECDRNNYCERNCDCDCDDCDYDRNCHCKQCCCLTGPKGPKGPTGATGLTGDTGATGPTGATGPTGDTGTTGATGPTGDTGAMGTTGATGTTGLTGDTGATGAAGATGLTGDTGATGATGSTGDTGATGTTGATGATGLTGDTGATGATGPTGDTGATGTTGATGTTGLTGDTGATGATGLTGDTGATGATGLTGDIGATGATGPTGDTGATGTTGPTGDTGATGTTGATGATGLTGDTGATGATGPAGDTGATGTTGATGATGLTGDTGATGDTGATGATGLTGDTGATGATGLTGDTGATGATGPTGDTGATGATGPTGDTGATGTTGATGTTGLTGDTGATGATGPTGDTGATGATGPTGDTGATGATGPTGDTGATGTTGATGATGLTGDTGVTGATGPTGDTGDTGATGATGLTGDTGATGATGPTGDTGATGTTGLTGDTGATGATGPTGDTGATGTTGATGATGLTGDTGVTGATGPTGDTGATGATGPTGDTGATGTTGPTGDTGATGATGATGLTGDTGATGVTGPTGDTGDTGATGTTGATGATGLTGDTGATGATGPTGDTGATGTTGLTGDTGATGATGPTGDTGATGTTGATGATGDTGVTGATGPTGDTGATGATGPTGDTGATGTTGATGATGLTGDTGATGATGLTGDTGATGATGPTGATGPTGDTGATGATGPTGDTGATGATGATGATGATGLTGDTGATGVTGPTGDTGATGTTGATGATGLTGDTGATGATGPTGDTGATGTTGLTGATGATGPTGDTGATGTTGATGATGLTGDTGVTGATGPTGDTGATGATGPTGDTGATGTTGAIGATGLTGDTGATGATGPTGDTGATGATGPTGDTGATGTTGATGATGLTGDTGATGATGPAGDTGATGTTGATGATGLTGDTGATGATGPAGATGATGVLNFSDFFALMPPDNSATVAPGTDVSFPQDGPTSGLAITRTGPSSFNLAAIGTYQVLFQVSVDEAGQLILTLGGSDLAYTVAGRATGTSQIVGMALVTTTVINSILTVRNPAGNSTALTITPLAGGTRPVSAHLVITQVS; via the coding sequence ATGTCATTTTTTGAAAATTATAACAAAAGATATAAACGCGACTTTGTTTGTGACCGTAATAACGATTGCGAGTGCGATTGTGAACACGACCGAGATAATGATTGCGAACACGATTTTGATTGTAAACACGACCGCAATTATGATTACAAGCACGATTACGATTGTGACGGCTGCGATAACGATTGCGAGTACGATTGCGAGTACGACCGAGAGTGTGACCGATATAATAATTGCGAACACAACCGAGAGTGCGACCGCAATAATTATTGCGAGCGCAATTGTGATTGTGATTGTGATGACTGCGATTATGACCGAAATTGTCATTGTAAACAGTGTTGTTGTCTAACAGGACCAAAAGGACCAAAAGGACCAACAGGGGCAACTGGATTAACAGGCGACACAGGAGCTACTGGTCCAACAGGTGCTACCGGCCCAACAGGCGACACAGGGACAACCGGTGCTACCGGTCCAACAGGTGATACGGGAGCAATGGGAACTACTGGTGCAACAGGTACTACCGGATTAACAGGTGACACAGGAGCTACTGGTGCAGCAGGTGCCACTGGATTAACAGGCGACACAGGTGCAACAGGTGCTACCGGTTCAACAGGTGATACGGGAGCGACGGGTACTACTGGTGCAACAGGAGCAACCGGATTAACAGGCGACACAGGTGCTACTGGTGCTACCGGCCCAACAGGTGATACGGGAGCGACTGGTACTACTGGTGCAACAGGAACCACCGGATTAACAGGTGACACAGGAGCTACTGGTGCTACTGGATTAACAGGTGACACGGGAGCAACAGGTGCTACTGGATTAACAGGCGACATAGGAGCTACTGGTGCTACCGGCCCAACAGGCGATACAGGGGCAACCGGTACTACAGGTCCAACAGGTGATACGGGAGCAACGGGAACTACTGGTGCAACAGGTGCTACTGGATTAACAGGTGACACGGGAGCTACTGGTGCAACCGGTCCAGCAGGTGATACTGGTGCGACGGGTACTACTGGTGCAACAGGAGCAACCGGATTAACAGGTGACACAGGTGCTACAGGTGATACTGGAGCTACTGGAGCAACCGGATTAACAGGTGACACAGGTGCTACAGGTGCTACTGGATTAACTGGCGACACAGGTGCTACAGGTGCTACCGGTCCAACAGGTGATACTGGAGCTACTGGAGCAACCGGTCCAACAGGTGATACGGGAGCGACGGGTACTACTGGTGCAACAGGAACCACCGGATTAACAGGTGACACAGGTGCTACAGGTGCTACCGGCCCAACAGGTGATACGGGAGCTACTGGAGCAACCGGTCCAACAGGTGATACGGGAGCTACTGGAGCAACCGGTCCAACAGGTGATACTGGAGCGACGGGTACTACTGGTGCAACAGGAGCAACCGGATTAACAGGTGACACAGGAGTTACAGGTGCTACCGGCCCAACAGGTGATACAGGTGATACTGGTGCAACAGGAGCCACTGGATTAACAGGTGACACGGGAGCTACTGGAGCAACCGGTCCAACAGGTGATACTGGAGCTACTGGTACTACTGGATTAACAGGCGACACAGGTGCAACAGGTGCTACCGGTCCAACGGGTGATACTGGAGCGACGGGTACTACTGGTGCAACAGGAGCAACCGGATTAACAGGTGACACAGGAGTTACAGGTGCTACCGGCCCAACAGGTGATACGGGAGCTACTGGAGCAACCGGTCCAACGGGTGATACTGGAGCCACTGGTACTACCGGTCCAACAGGTGATACTGGAGCTACTGGTGCAACAGGTGCCACTGGATTAACAGGTGACACAGGAGCTACAGGTGTTACTGGCCCAACAGGTGATACAGGTGATACTGGTGCGACGGGTACTACTGGTGCAACAGGAGCCACTGGATTAACAGGTGACACGGGAGCTACTGGAGCAACCGGTCCAACAGGTGATACTGGAGCTACTGGTACTACTGGATTAACAGGCGACACAGGTGCAACAGGTGCTACCGGTCCAACGGGTGATACTGGTGCGACGGGTACTACTGGTGCAACAGGAGCAACAGGTGACACAGGAGTTACAGGTGCTACCGGCCCAACAGGTGATACGGGAGCTACTGGAGCAACCGGTCCAACGGGTGATACTGGAGCCACGGGTACTACTGGTGCAACAGGTGCCACTGGATTAACAGGTGACACGGGAGCTACTGGTGCTACTGGATTAACAGGCGACACAGGTGCAACAGGTGCTACCGGTCCAACAGGTGCTACCGGTCCAACAGGTGATACGGGAGCTACTGGTGCTACCGGTCCAACAGGTGATACTGGAGCTACTGGTGCTACTGGTGCTACTGGTGCAACAGGTGCCACTGGATTAACAGGTGACACAGGTGCTACAGGTGTTACTGGCCCAACAGGTGATACTGGTGCGACGGGTACTACTGGTGCAACAGGTGCCACTGGATTAACAGGTGACACGGGAGCTACTGGAGCAACCGGTCCAACAGGTGATACTGGAGCGACAGGTACTACTGGATTAACAGGTGCAACAGGTGCTACCGGTCCAACGGGTGATACTGGAGCGACGGGTACTACTGGTGCAACAGGTGCTACCGGATTAACAGGTGACACAGGAGTTACAGGTGCTACCGGCCCAACAGGTGATACGGGAGCTACTGGAGCTACCGGTCCAACAGGTGATACGGGAGCCACGGGTACTACTGGTGCAATAGGTGCCACTGGATTAACAGGCGACACAGGTGCAACAGGTGCTACCGGTCCAACAGGTGATACGGGAGCTACTGGTGCTACCGGTCCAACAGGTGATACTGGAGCGACAGGTACTACTGGTGCAACAGGAGCCACTGGATTAACAGGTGACACGGGAGCTACTGGTGCTACTGGTCCTGCAGGTGATACTGGAGCGACGGGTACTACTGGTGCAACAGGAGCCACTGGATTAACAGGTGACACGGGAGCTACTGGTGCTACTGGTCCTGCAGGTGCTACTGGAGCTACTGGAGTATTAAACTTTTCAGACTTTTTTGCATTGATGCCTCCAGATAATTCAGCAACAGTTGCGCCTGGCACAGATGTAAGCTTTCCTCAAGATGGACCTACGAGTGGTTTAGCCATTACCCGTACTGGTCCCAGCTCATTTAACTTGGCTGCAATTGGCACGTATCAAGTATTGTTTCAAGTCAGTGTAGACGAAGCAGGCCAATTGATTTTGACGCTTGGTGGCTCAGATTTAGCGTATACGGTGGCCGGACGAGCAACAGGCACTTCTCAGATTGTAGGTATGGCACTTGTAACCACAACAGTCATAAATTCAATACTCACCGTACGAAATCCGGCAGGTAATTCAACAGCACTAACTATCACTCCCCTTGCCGGTGGAACAAGACCTGTTTCAGCACATCTTGTTATCACACAAGTTTCGTAA